A single region of the Gracilibacillus caseinilyticus genome encodes:
- a CDS encoding amidohydrolase family protein, with translation MRIDAHQHYWKISRNDYGWITPEVPTLYRDFLEENLIPHLQKHKIDKTIVIQAAPTIEETEFILSQSENSEVIAGVVGWIDIEDPSYKRQLELFLDHPKFVGIRVMIQDMPDAKVILKRKYIDAFHHFGELDLPVDLLVHSNQLSAVVKLLDQVTIRGVIDHIAKPVIKEGTTEPWRSHMTEIAKHPAIYCKLSGMVTESDHTQWKLEDFIPYVQHIVKVFGLDRLLYGSDWPVCLLAASYDEVIQIIEKVLPENLTESDKVRIFGENAKTFYKLDV, from the coding sequence ATGAGAATAGACGCACATCAGCATTACTGGAAAATTAGTCGAAATGATTATGGCTGGATTACACCAGAGGTTCCCACACTTTATCGTGATTTTTTAGAAGAGAATTTGATTCCACACCTGCAGAAACATAAGATTGACAAAACAATTGTCATTCAGGCAGCACCAACTATTGAAGAAACAGAGTTTATTTTATCCCAAAGTGAAAACTCGGAGGTCATTGCTGGAGTAGTAGGCTGGATAGATATAGAAGATCCTTCTTACAAAAGGCAACTTGAGTTATTTCTAGATCATCCAAAGTTTGTCGGGATACGCGTAATGATACAAGACATGCCTGACGCAAAAGTTATTTTAAAACGGAAATATATCGACGCATTCCATCATTTTGGAGAATTGGATTTACCTGTTGATTTATTAGTACATTCCAATCAACTTTCAGCCGTGGTTAAGCTACTTGATCAAGTGACAATTAGAGGTGTAATCGATCATATTGCAAAACCAGTTATAAAAGAAGGTACAACAGAGCCCTGGAGAAGTCATATGACAGAAATAGCAAAGCATCCAGCCATTTATTGTAAGCTATCCGGCATGGTGACAGAATCTGATCATACTCAATGGAAGTTGGAGGACTTTATTCCATATGTTCAGCACATAGTGAAGGTATTCGGATTGGATCGTTTGCTGTATGGTAGTGACTGGCCAGTTTGTCTACTGGCAGCAAGCTATGATGAAGTTATCCAAATTATCGAAAAAGTATTACCTGAAAATTTAACTGAGTCAGATAAGGTGAGGATTTTTGGTGAAAATGCTAAAACCTTTTATAAATTAGATGTTTAA
- a CDS encoding aldo/keto reductase encodes MKYRRLGETGLDVSVLSFGASSLGSVFRKVKEKEGINTVHRAFDGGINYFDVSPYYGLTKAETVLGKAMEGMPRDQFILSTKAGRYGENDFDFSRQRIIQSAEESLTRLQTDYIDMMFLHDIEFANHAQIIQEGVPALQQLKEEGKIRYFGVSGLPLTAFEKVLARTDLDVLLSYCHYSLNDTSLLNIVSLCDQRKVGLINASPISMGLLNARPVAEWHPADKEIISICKHAASFCATQGEDLAKLAIQFAVQNERIPTTLVSTASEENITNNIKWIEEPINQDLLGSVLDILEPIHNKTWSSGKEEWR; translated from the coding sequence ATGAAATATCGAAGATTAGGTGAGACAGGTTTAGATGTTTCTGTGTTAAGTTTTGGTGCCTCCTCGTTAGGCTCTGTATTTAGAAAAGTTAAGGAAAAAGAAGGAATAAATACAGTGCATCGAGCATTTGATGGTGGAATTAATTATTTTGACGTGTCTCCATATTATGGTTTGACCAAGGCTGAAACGGTATTAGGTAAGGCAATGGAAGGTATGCCGCGAGATCAATTTATTTTATCAACGAAAGCAGGTCGGTATGGAGAGAATGATTTCGATTTTTCAAGACAAAGAATCATACAAAGTGCAGAAGAAAGCTTAACCCGTTTGCAGACAGATTATATTGATATGATGTTCTTGCATGATATTGAATTTGCCAATCATGCACAGATCATCCAAGAAGGAGTTCCAGCTCTTCAACAGCTTAAGGAAGAGGGAAAGATTCGTTACTTTGGCGTTTCGGGCCTTCCATTAACCGCATTCGAAAAAGTGTTAGCGCGCACAGATTTAGATGTTCTATTGTCTTATTGTCATTACTCGTTAAACGATACGTCCTTACTAAATATAGTATCATTATGTGATCAGAGAAAGGTGGGTTTAATTAACGCATCGCCAATTTCAATGGGATTGTTAAACGCACGTCCAGTAGCAGAGTGGCATCCGGCGGATAAGGAAATTATCTCCATCTGTAAGCATGCAGCATCATTCTGTGCAACGCAAGGTGAGGATTTGGCGAAACTTGCTATTCAGTTTGCAGTCCAGAATGAAAGAATTCCGACAACTCTAGTCAGTACGGCGAGTGAAGAAAATATTACAAATAATATTAAATGGATAGAAGAACCAATTAATCAAGATCTTCTAGGAAGTGTGTTAGATATATTAGAACCTATTCATAATAAAACGTGGTCCAGTGG